Below is a genomic region from Carassius carassius chromosome 50, fCarCar2.1, whole genome shotgun sequence.
TCATCCACCCTATACTGTGTTTTTTGATTTAGAGACCACTGGTTTAGGTACGTGACTTTATAAACAAAATCGAGAAATGTGCAGAATTATACAAACGATTGAGTTTTCATGCATTTCTCTACTCGGTGTTTTGAAAACAAAAGTTATCTaacaaaagttacagcatttttGGGGAATCAAATTCTCAGATCCTAGACTtatagaatgtttatttttataatttatttataattgtatataaacgatatttagaaaaatatataatatgctgatttggtataTCTGCTGATATGCTCTATTATATTTGATGATCAGTTTTAATAATCGTTcctcttcttattattaatgttgaaaacagttttagatgttaaaaattcagctttgcatcacataaaaattacaaattacattttaaaatgttttgatatagaaacagttattttaaattgtaataaaacttccctatctttggcaaggcagcgattcaattcgattacgattcataggttttcgattcgattcaagaacgatttttgcaaatttagaacgattcaattagattcgattcacaattaaattcgattcgatttgattataacgattcgattctgcattctttagtGAGTGattttagtgaagtgacattcagccaagtatggtgacccatactcagaatttgtgctctgcatttaacccatccgaaatgcacacacacagagcagtgaacacacacacacactgtgagcacacacccagagcagtgggcagccatttatgctgcggcgcccggggagcagttgggggttcgatgccttgctcaagggcacctaagtcgtggtattgaaggtggagagagaactgtacatgcactccccccacccacaattcctgccagcccgggactcgaactcacaacctttcgattgggagtccgactctctaaccattaggccacgacttcccactttaagtgcattcatgggattatttaaatgcttctactaaattctttaaatgcttagtcagggggcaaattacagtagcatttatggttagagaaccataggttataaaagaaaaaacttttgtccattgttaaatgatgcgacatggcatacgtaaaaatgtatgtaagccaagtttttaaaaaagagcttaaagagtattatgtataagctaacattttgtcacaccaggggcgtagccataatttcagaagtgacagaaatcattttatgtatgtagcctatataataatattaataataataataattataattatttatttttttacaaggaattatcttcttttttaattacttttaattagctgtaataaatcaaatgcactgctggacaataatcaatcatttgtaatcgatatttttttcctaatggcaattttatgattgttttatatactaggctacatttagttagcaattatttaacatttctgcacagaataaggtagaaaatatactttatggtttctgtactgtaataaatgtcaattagcactgcatcattcataaattgttttttttttttttagtttcatcagttcattctgcttttattcaggttagctgcagatatagcctggcacgtctatgagagcgagatctcttctctttcagtgtgaaaacgtcttcatctctatttaacttttcctctccatcagcgaatgattctgagagaaaacgtttgctaatgaaacaaacgctaggctactttcatgcatattatcagataaatctcgcgctcttatttcaaggtagTTGTttatgctgtggttaattttaaaagtttccttcgtatattcggttcatccgcattgtttaaacacatttatcattcaatggatctgtgcgtatgatttagacacttacatttctgctccgtccatgcaataaatacagctgtcgacggctccggtaactccgtcggtaagatgcagagagccattgacaaactacagaaaagtaaaactacttcacgttagcattagcctactggccacgagtcctatagatcacacgtcagctgcgtcagagacgaacggagcgcgagcgcaatcctgtgacagtctcagtcggtaaacagtggagcgcgtgaaggacagataagaggcacgattcacgaacactcttcaaggtctccattaattcgtgcatgtagtaatttaatgtgtatacattttgaaagcattgaatcgctatagaaatcgggattcattcgattcttagcattttgaatcgattactgtccaagatcggcgattcacgattcaaaaatcatgtttcaagatcgatgcatatgaatcgacagggtttgtaatcgatgcatcgagaaaatgagtgaatcgttacacccctaattctcCTCCTCCAGATGCCTCGTGTGATATGGTCCAGCTGGCTGCAGTGAGTGGAGGTCACACATTTAACCTCTTCATGGTTCCTCGGCGGCCGATGCAGCCCGGGGCGTCCAGGGTCACAGGCTTCAGTGTGAGGCGTCACCGTTTGTTTCTCCATCACAGGCCAGTGCTCACCAGCTCTCTCCGAGAAGCCCTGGTCTCCTTCATCACCTTCCTCCGGATGCTGGCTCGGCCGCTCCTGGTGGGGCACAACATCCGCAGGTTCGACTGCCACGTTTTGACCAGAGCTCTGGATGAGTTCGGTCTTCGGTCAGACTTCCAGAAAGAGGTTTCTGGATTCGTGGACACCCTTCCATTGGCACGAAAGCTTCTCAAAGACAGTGGTCTTAAGAGCTTCAAGCAGGAGAACCTGGTTAAGACCCTCCTGGGAGTTTCATATGCGGCCCATAATGCTCTGGAGGATGTGCAAGCCCTGCAGAAACTCTACTGGGCTCTGAAACCATCGGCCAATCAGATCCAGCAGCACATTTTTACTCTGGACTCATTGGCTactgcagctgtcaatcaagttTCAGTTAGACCATCTTTATGTGAGCACTTTAGTAAAGCACTGgatattacaaaagaagaaagagCAGAGGAGCATTTGGACGTCTGATTCATGATCTCAGATCAGAAGCACACACCTCCTTTGTTTAATCAGTATTTATAAAACTAGTTAAGATGCTTTtaatgcaaaaaacaacaacaacaacaaagtgaCGCAATGTTGATCATTGGTAATGTTTTGTATGGTTATGGTTAGTAACTAatgatgaatttatttttttaaataaataaatgtatttaatttcttgtatattttttattatgtaattcatatttaacttaataattaaataacatttttgtgtatatgaataattataatttctcaaatcttaatttttattaaatgtttatttctataatgtatttatgattttatgCAAGTGGTCCTTCAGAGATCTGATTTAGTGCTCCGCTAttatcaattaattattaatgattaGCTATTAATGATGGTTATTATAAGCAGTTGTGCTATATTTTAACAGttgtgtatatttaaattaaaactatatttttagtATATGtggttatttttaaaaattaacttacatttttttttattatgattaatttaattaccatatatatatataaaacgagaAAGCAGACAAACTGGCTAAAGAGGCGCTGGTAAAGGAAATAAAAGTTACAATTACACTAGGAAAAGGCGTAGGTAAAGCAGTGGTTAAGAAGAAAGGACTTAAAATATGGCAGAAATGGTGGAAGGAAGACAGGAAAGGTaggaaaatattataaaatacaaaaaactgtCAGTATaaagaattgcatggaaaagaccAGGAGAGAGGAAATTGTAATGACAAGATTGAGAGTGGACCACACAGGGCTGAATGGCACATTATTTTTAATGGGGAAAAGGAATAGTGAGAACTGTGAAAACTGGGGTTAAAGAAAATGTTGAACATGTCATATTGGATCGTAAGTTAAATGAGGTGTAAACAGGGTGGGAGTGGAATCTGGTAGGGATACTGGGActagaaggagagagagaggaaacaaGAATCATCAGGAAGgcactatttaaatttttaaaagacTCAGGGTTGTGGAATAGAATCTAAAATTGTAAAATGACATGATTATACATACTCcagtacagtaggtggcggtatgcaccttaaCGTTGGTTGCAGTCCGCCATTAAATAAGAGAAGAAGACGAAGATCGGTTACGTCGCCTGATGACGTCACGGAGCACACGCGTCACGCTCGTCACGCTCCCACTGCGGAAGTGCAGAGGGGAAACATCAACGGTCGCATCTCCGGTGCCGCTAGTTTTGGACTCTAAAGGCGGATAAAGGCCATCATAATGTCGGGATTCGACCCAAACCCGTTTGCAGATTCAGTCGACGTCAATCCCTTCCAGGTGAGAACGAGCAGTACCCAGAAGAAACGCTTCCGACGGTTTTCAGCTGAAGTTTAGCGGAGCTAGCAGGGTTtgtggtggtggtgatgatgatgatgctgatgggaGTTTCGGGTCAGATGAGCTCGGTTCGGCTGATGATGTGTCACGGTGGCTGATGGCGCTAGTTAGCAAGTTAGCTGTCGCTGGTGAAGGGTTTGGATCCGCACTGGTTTGGTGACACGCTGCTGAAGGCCAGAGTCACGCCTATTAATGTCACAACACGAGGCTCTGATCCGCTGGGATtgagaagcacccggctgcagcctgcagatcgaggcggggcacACCTGGGGGTGCCCCATACCTACTCTCTCCGATTGGTTCAATCTTTTATAGACTTACATgacaggaaatgtgtgcgtagttggtgtaggacggagaatgctgtttaaaaagctaaaaacgctgtacagttttataaagccttcataatgcacaaaagaagaaaaaaaaacattagcctgtaactcgccatgtccctgaaattattttgttaaattaagctgatctttaggctaacaaacgaatatagtaaattaattgggttgattatccacagtaagacgatcaggtcttcagatagaagaatgaattatgaattaaataattttagaaaatttgattatttcatatcagagtatgagaaaggaaaatgaaaggggtgtatcattactgttttaatttatacagcatgacaagacaattattgttacatataattatccgtcaagcagttgataaatgacactgcactagtctaatgtgtctgccaattcaattttatgaaactttagattttctttactacattgcaaaacatagactttttctcccctttatttcaggaaaatatgctgctcctcgttatttgaaagtgaagaaatcgataaacttttatttctatcggccagtgatgattctgaaaggacatacctgtaaaccgttgctatagtaacgaacacaatttcatgataattgtgctcttattttagtgcagtctcacagccactgtcaaatattgagataaactttataaagtatcatctatttatattaaattggtatcttctccgatatacattgagccgattcttttcaatcagctggaatgattcgggacattcaatgtttaatgtggcgtaatgcattaaaacagtgtttttaaaagaccaaactcagtaaacatttttaataacacattttatttacagacaagcaggttattggtggaaattaaacgctttgtgttctgtgctcatatctgcttgtctgtgaatagaatgctttattaataatttgtttactgagtttggtctttttaaaacactgttttaatgcataaagccacgtactttcacgttaagcgtgcttttagaatgtccaaattattcatttgtgaattaatctggtcaagaagagtaaacttgcagcagctaacatctcttgattcaataaatcagacatagtgagtcaagttaacaataaacaactgcattatagtaaaggctttttaaaactgtacagcgtttttagctttttaaacagcattctctgtcctacaccaactacgcacacatttcctattatgtatgtctttgaaagacgatcgaaccaatcagagtaggtgtggggcgaTCTGCaggttgttttgtattattaagtGAAATAATGCGTTTTCCATTTTAAGTGAAAACAATAACAAACATGACGTTGAACAATACAGAACGGTCAGGATCTCATCTCACAGTGGTGACAAGTAACAtacttttttaaatcaacaatacattttagtttaaaatgcatgcatacatgtttttttgtattttgcatgTATTTTCTGTTGCATTTACACACATTCTTCCTTTTTTTGGCAGTTAATTTCAATAATCCTGCTGTGTGACAAATGCACGTCACATCTGTGTTGGGTTTTCACTGAATTATCGTGTGTGGGTTCAGCACATTAACATGAACTCTCTTGCAATTCTGCATGTTTAAAAGGGCCATTAGATCAAATTTggctacattttttttgtatttagctGAGAAAAGCTGAAGTGTCAGTGAGCTGGTTCAATTTGCAGCCAGTTTCTATGTAGATAGCTAGCTATTTAAATAAGAGCACCTCCGAGACATACACAGATATATTCCGTGTCTTGTGGCGACGCCCCactgaagagaggggcggggcaaggagtagctcattatcatttaaagagataTGCACGAAAACTGCGGAGCTGTTTTTGACgagataaaatgttttgttttacacGACCATTGAGGAGTTTTAACCAAAAACCCTACAGAATCaaaccaacttgtggaaaatgggcatccggtGTCCCTTTTAAAAGTTTTCGTGAGTAATTCCATGtaaatttcagtaaaaaaaagtcattgtgaaatattattaacattttaaataactatttaattgtatggaatgatattccgaaCAATATTCTAAAAGTTGTATTTGCAGTTGCGTTTTCAGTTTGTAAATGCATAcattgtgacataatccaaatgcaaattGTTCATTTGTGTTTCCATTTTTGTTTCTGTGAATATAAAAATGTCTAATTCCAACGTCTTTCGAGTTATGATTCtgtctttttggatttttttttttagtctatttgctttttcactttctttggctatttatttatttttctggttgACAGGTGAACATAAAATTAATTCTGTATTCTTGACTTGGTTTGAAGTGAATTATTGTCTTATAAATTATTTCTGAGCATGATTTTATTGCAAAAATGACCAAATTCACCATTTTCCTCATGGGAATGAATATCGGAGGCTCTGTTTTCTGCCAGTAGTGGGTGTGGCATACTTTCCCATTATATCAATAAACCCCACCCTCAAGAGTGATTGACAGCTAACTGTGTTACAAACTGGAAATACAAGTGCAAAGGGGATTTCGATTCCTGTTGAATTTTGTAAGGGTTTGAGCAGGGTGTGGAGACAATGAAATagcaaataaatgatttttttattactattccAAAATGACAGAAACCTATCTAGTAAGACATTGAAAATGCAATTGCAAATTTATTTCCTTATCACAATGTAGCCTATGCATCCATAAAATCGCTCTCATTCTTCTAGATGAATCTACATGCACTTTTGGACAGATATCGAGGTTCATGCTGCTCTCTTCTGCCTGTATCAGAGAATAACTCAAACGTGAGGCTCAGATGCTTTAATATAGATCCTGTTATGAGTGAAAAGCTCACATCTGCATCAGTGGCTGCTGTGGTTTGAGATGAATGGACAGTATGCGAATAAGGAAGTATCTGTGCTGATTTCAGGATCCTGGTTCCTCGTTTTGACCACAGAGGCATCTAAAATACCCTCGGATGTTTGTGACCTAGTTAACTCTCGGGGGATGATGTAATCGAGGCATGTGAGACAAAACCTGTGACGCATCATGCTTTCAGCTGCTCTGGATCCATGaagacataataaaaaatattatattagatattaaaaacattagttaatat
It encodes:
- the plex9.2 gene encoding three prime repair exonuclease 4 — its product is MDSSSLHPPYTVFFDLETTGLDASCDMVQLAAVSGGHTFNLFMVPRRPMQPGASRVTGFSVRRHRLFLHHRPVLTSSLREALVSFITFLRMLARPLLVGHNIRRFDCHVLTRALDEFGLRSDFQKEVSGFVDTLPLARKLLKDSGLKSFKQENLVKTLLGVSYAAHNALEDVQALQKLYWALKPSANQIQQHIFTLDSLATAAVNQVSVRPSLCEHFSKALDITKEERAEEHLDV